A portion of the uncultured Bacteroides sp. genome contains these proteins:
- a CDS encoding YiiX/YebB-like N1pC/P60 family cysteine hydrolase, with protein MKKTTPNLVFILIIASSLLSGCNHNNKDDHKNKRQFPDSLLCEGDIVFRRGTGLISKVVLAADRKGTYSHIGIIVMDKGIWKVVHAVPGEPDFEKDPDRIKMETTEVFFSEQRAIYGAVMRIKGEPQKSIKAAKRAIYLFRKRILFDHEYNLNDSSKMYCTELIHYVYKQEGIDLTKGKCSKINIPGFSGTYLLPGDIQQSDELISIFHFE; from the coding sequence TTGAAAAAGACAACACCAAATCTTGTATTCATACTTATAATTGCTTCCTCCTTACTTTCAGGATGCAATCACAACAACAAAGACGACCATAAGAACAAGCGCCAATTCCCAGATAGCCTTTTGTGCGAAGGTGACATTGTTTTTCGACGAGGAACAGGATTAATAAGCAAAGTCGTATTAGCAGCTGATAGAAAGGGAACATATTCGCACATTGGCATTATAGTAATGGATAAGGGGATATGGAAGGTAGTGCATGCTGTACCGGGAGAACCTGATTTTGAAAAAGACCCTGACAGAATAAAAATGGAAACTACAGAAGTCTTTTTCAGCGAACAAAGAGCGATATACGGAGCTGTAATGCGAATAAAAGGCGAGCCCCAAAAAAGTATAAAAGCGGCAAAAAGAGCGATATATTTATTTAGAAAAAGAATTTTATTCGACCATGAGTATAACCTTAACGATTCGTCAAAAATGTACTGTACCGAATTGATCCATTATGTATATAAACAAGAAGGCATAGATCTGACGAAAGGAAAATGCAGCAAAATAAATATACCGGGATTTAGTGGAACATATTTGCTACCGGGAGACATACAGCAAAGTGATGAGCTGATTTCAATATTTCATTTTGAATGA